A genome region from Proteus vulgaris includes the following:
- a CDS encoding helix-turn-helix domain-containing protein yields MLDYDLISINVNELVGKRIQKKRKELGYTGRHIADKLGISQQQFSRYERGLNKIDLSYLVILSVYLKTPIYWFFEDCFHDEEETEDRHTSQSIHFMAESTPDIIF; encoded by the coding sequence ATGATCTTATAAGCATCAATGTGAATGAGCTAGTTGGCAAAAGAATACAGAAAAAACGCAAAGAGCTGGGTTATACCGGCAGACACATTGCTGATAAATTGGGAATTAGCCAGCAACAGTTTTCACGTTATGAACGCGGGTTAAATAAAATAGACTTGAGTTACCTTGTGATATTGTCGGTCTATTTAAAAACCCCCATTTACTGGTTTTTTGAAGATTGTTTTCACGATGAAGAAGAAACTGAAGATAGACACACAAGTCAGAGTATACATTTTATGGCGGAATCTACGCCAGATATTATCTTCTAA